From Lolium perenne isolate Kyuss_39 chromosome 5, Kyuss_2.0, whole genome shotgun sequence, a single genomic window includes:
- the LOC127298093 gene encoding uncharacterized protein: MKKVKVAGGGKGGAPTAPTDLLVCFPARQHLALMPKSICSPSRATLDRAVAARRRQLQLPAARSGPSGAGGGVAGGRARGSTSSPLFHGSKAKHTAEGDNEPQSPKVTCAGQIKVVRPRKPRPMASEKSGRCGGGGSGGRWVTVAEEIERLQEQRKKASWLDAFGIRRDALPFLGGALRSLRHKVRCFGPSLHAAVDSSTDDDDEDGDAGGHGRESATAASVFSKWLMVLEGSQEPHSQDCRDGNDELHQEDTRPNTNREAHDDDCSKAPSVPPPNALLLMRCRSAPAKGLARKGAEEPPAGEETAREKGGPEDGMDELVFMRTAPDFLKLSIDIAKETWVVGGVDPLARSRSWKR; this comes from the coding sequence ATGAAGAAGGTTAAGGTGGCGGGCGGTGGCAAGGGTGGAGCGCCGACGGCGCCGACCGACCTGCTCGTCTGCTTCCCGGCGCGGCAGCACCTGGCGCTCATGCCCAAGTCGATCTGCAGCCCGTCCCGGGCGACGCTGGACAGGGCGGTGGCCGCGCGCCGGAGGCAGCTCCAGCTCCCGGCCGCGCGTTCTGGACCTTCTGGCGCCGGCGGCGGTGTGGCCGGAGGGCGTGCGCGTGGTAGCACTAGCAGCCCGCTGTTCCATGGTTCCAAGGCGAAGCATACAGCGGAGGGCGACAACGAGCCGCAGTCGCCCAAGGTGACGTGCGCGGGGCAGATCAAGGTCGTCCGGCCGAGGAAGCCGAGGCCAATGGCATCGGAGAAGAGCGGCAGGTGCGGCGGTGGCGGCAGCGGGGGGAGGTGGGTCACCGTGGCGGAGGAGATAGAGCGGCTGCAGGAGCAGAGGAAGAAGGCGAGCTGGCTCGACGCCTTCGGGATCAGGCGGGACGCGCTGCCCTTCCTCGGCGGCGCGCTCCGGAGCCTCCGGCACAAGGTGCGCTGCTTCGGCCCGTCGCTGCACGCAGCGGTGGACTCCTCgacggacgacgacgacgaggacggcgacgcGGGAGGGCATGGGCGCGAATCGGCGACCGCCGCGAGCGTGTTCTCCAAGTGGCTCATGGTGCTGGAAGGGAGCCAAGAACCACATTCGCAAGACTGCAGAGACGGCAACGACGAGCTACACCAAGAAGACACGCGACCGAACACGAACCGAGAGGCGCACGACGACGACTGTTCCAAAGCGCCATCCGTGCCGCCGCCGAACGCCCTGCTCCTGATGCGGTGCCGGTCGGCGCCGGCGAAGGGCCTGGCGAGGAAAGGAGCAGAGGAGCCACCGGCCGGCGAGGAGACAGCGCGGGAGAAGGGAGGCCCGGAGGATGGCATGGACGAGCTGGTGTTCATGAGAACGGCGCCAGATTTCCTGAAGCTGTCCATCGACATTGCCAAGGAGACGTGGGTCGTCGGCGGCGTGGACCCCCTCGCGCGGAGCCGGAGCTGGAAGAGGTGA
- the LOC127301165 gene encoding protein SCO1 homolog 2, mitochondrial has translation MLPARFLKLSLLRRLAAARAAEAPPPLKTRLFPVRGYQSRGYSTGGSSKYNKPMKQFVEEDVSTSRPLIYYIVPSAILAFAGLATFVHYNDEKRMIPLEAQQTSVPKRCNINRPAIGGPFKLYDTENNVVTESKLRGDWTLMYFGYTSSPDVGPAEVQKIADVVKLLESKHDIKIKPLFITIDPQRDSPAQLKAYLSEFDPRIVGLTGSVDAIRQIAQEYRIFFKKVGEVGQDYIVESSHNMYLLDPCLETVRCFGAEYKAPDLAEAITTEVQKVSNSTTN, from the exons ATGCTGCCCGCGCGCTTCCTCAAGCTCTCGCTGCTTCGccgcctcgccgccgcccgcGCGGCCGAGGCGCCCCCGCCGCTGAAGACCAG GCTATTTCCAGTGCGAGGTTACCAGTCTCGAGGTTATTCTACCGGCGGAAGCTCCAAGTATAACAAGCCAATGAAACAGTTTGTTGAGGAGGATGTGTCAACTTCGCGGCCACTGATATATTACATTGTC CCATCTGCCATTCTAGCCTTTGCTGGACTAGCCACGTTTGTTCACTATAATGATGAGAAGCGTATGATTCCCTTAG AAGCACAGCAGACCAGTGTTCCCAAAAGGTGCAATATCAACAGACCTGCAATAGGAGGACCATTTAAGCTCTATGATACAGAAAACAACGTTGTGACTGAATCAAAGCTTAGAGGAGATTGGACACTGATGTATTTTGGCTACACATCATCCCCAGATGTGGGGCCAGCAGAAGTTCAGAAGATCGCTGATGTTGTTAAGCTGTTAG AGTCAAAGCATGATATCAAGATTAAACCACTCTTCATCACAATTGATCCTCAACGTGATTCACCTGCTCAGCTTAAGGCATATCTTAGTG AATTTGACCCAAGAATAGTAGGATTAACAGGCTCCGTCGATGCAATAAGACAGATAGCACAGGAATACCGCATTTTCTTCAAAAAAGTTGGTGAAGTTGGCCAGGATTATATTGTAGAAAGTTCTCATAATAT GTACTTGCTAGATCCATGCTTGGAGACAGTAAGATGCTTTGGAGCTGAGTATAAGGCACCAGACCTTGCTGAGGCGATAACAACGGAGGTCCAGAAAGTATCTAATTCAACAACAAATTAG
- the LOC127298094 gene encoding succinate dehydrogenase [ubiquinone] iron-sulfur subunit 2, mitochondrial, which produces MLRRTLPRLASVKDRVADAAKQAVKGDEHFPALKGHPAARDHARESAENQAGLAAAEEEKERGGGRASTVKEFQIYRWNPDSPGRPFLQSYFVDLGTCGPMVLDVLQKIKSDHDSTLAFRRSCREGICGSCSMTIDGVNTVACLKPVDTDTSAATMITPLPHMYVVKDLVVDMSNFYQQYKSVEPWLKTKRPAAEGREHAQSPAERKKLDGLYECILCACCSTACPSYWWNSEDFLGPAALLHAYRWVSDSRDEFGNERIQALSEGWDKLYRCRMIKSCTATCPKSLDPAAAIASLKTMHQLRKA; this is translated from the exons ATGCTGAGGAGGACGCTGCCGAGGCTGGCGTCGGTGAAGGACCGCGTGGCCGACGCGGCCAAGCAGGCCGTGAAGGGCGACGAGCACTTCCCCGCCCTCAAGGGCCACCCGGCGGCGCGCGACCACGCCCGCGAGTCCGCCGAGAACCAGGCCGGCCTcgccgccgcggaggaggagaaggagcgcggcggcggcagggCCTCGACGGTGAAGGAGTTCCAGATCTACCGGTGGAACCCGGACTCGCCGGGCCGGCCGTTCCTGCAGTCCTACTTCGTCGACCTCGGCACCTGCGGCCCGATG GTGCTGGACGTGCTCCAGAAGATCAAGTCGGATCACGACTCGACGCTGGCGTTCCGGCGGTCGTGCCGGGAGGGCATCTGCGGGTCGTGCTCGATGACCATCGACGGGGTGAACACGGTGGCGTGCCTGAAGCCGGTGGACACGGACACGTCGGCGGCGACGATGATCACGCCGCTGCCGCACATGTACGTGGTGAAGGACCTGGTGGTGGACATGAGCAACTTCTACCAGCAGTACAA GTCGGTGGAGCCGTGGCTGAAGACGAAGCGCCCGGCGGCGGAGGGCCGTGAGCACGCGCAGTCGCCGGCGGAGCGGAAGAAGCTGGACGGGCTGTACGAGTGCATCCTGTGCGCGTGCTGCAGCACGGCGTGCCCGTCCTACTGGTGGAACTCGGAGGATTTCCTCGGCCCCGCCGCACTGCTCCACGCCTACCGCTGGGTTTCCGACAG CCGCGACGAGTTCGGGAATGAGCGGATCCAGGCGCTGTCAGAGGGATGGGACAAGCTGTACAGGTGCAGGATGATCAAGAGCTGCACGGCGACGTGCCCCAAGAGCCTCGAcccggcggcggccatcgcctcgctgaagaccatgcatcaGCTCCGCAAGGCCTGA